A segment of the Chryseobacterium scophthalmum genome:
ATGACTCTGCCTAAAATTCCTGTTGCTCCTGTTACAAAAACCATGAATTTAATTCTAATTGGTGACCTGCTAAATTAGGTCGGTTTTATTTTTTATAAAAATTAATTTGAGTTGAATTTCAACTGAAAAACAATTTGTGCAAATTTGCAACTTTTTCAGTCAAAACTCATTAGATTTTCATAATTATTCAGATTATCTGAGGTCATAAAAAAAGGAAACCTAAATATTAAGTTTCCTTTCTGATATAAATTTGTTAAATATGAATTCACCATAAAAACGCATCAATTTTATTAGATATATTCATTAAAATAAAAATTAAATAATGAATTACTTTACATAAAGTAAATATCATTAACAAATTGACAAATCTAATATACAATAAAATAATTCACAATATTTAAAAATAAAATAATTGTGAAAATTTTAACAATATTTAAAACAAATGTTTAGTTGTTTAAATTCAGAAAATCTTTTACTACAGTTGCAAAATCTACAGGATTATCTGCCTGAACCCAATGTGCTGCATTTTTAATTTTTACAAACTGAGCTTTTGGAAACTGTTGTTTAATCGAAAACTCATCTTGAGGTAAAATATAATTTGATTTTTCACCGGCAATAAATAAAGTTTCACCCCGAAAAACTCCATACTTGATTGCATTAGAAACAAATTGATTGTATTTTTCTGCAAGTGTTTTCAGATTAAATCTCCAGTTCAGTTTTTTGCTGTCACCAGATTCTTCCCAATACAGATTTTTAGCTAAAAACTGAATCGTTGATTTCTCAGGAATGTATTGAGTTAAAACCGCTTCAACATCACCTCTGGAAGCAACGGTATTAAAATCTACCATTTCCAAAGCTTTGATAATTCCCTGATGATGCGGCGGATAAGCTTTTGGAGAAATATCCACAACGATTAATTTTTCTACTTTTTCAGGGTAATTAATTGCGAACTGCATCACTGCTTTTCCACCCAAAGAATGTCCTAAAACGTGAGCTTTTTCAATTCCGTAATGATTCATATAATTGGCAATATCATCTGCCAAATCATCATGCGACATCTCTTCAGAATGAAAGCTTCTGCCATGATTTCTTAAATCAATTAAATGAACTGGCAAAAAATCGCCCAATTCTTTCCCAAAACTTCCCCAATTATCAAGCATTCCAAACAAACCGTGAAATACTAAAAGCGGTGTTGACGATAGATTTTCGCCAAATATTTTTGAATGTAAAATTTCCATGTATAAAATTTTTAAGGTGGGAAGTTGGATGATGGAGGTTGGAAGTTATTAAAAGTGTATAATCAAACTTCCAGCTTCGAACATCCAGCTTCCAGCTTTATGCCCATTTTGCTAATCTCTTTAAATATGCCTGAACCGTGTTTTCCATTCCCATGTACAAAGCTTCAGAAACCAAAGCATGACCAATAGAAACCTCTAAAAGATTCGGAATATTGTCTGCAAAATATTTTAAATTTTCTAAACTTAAATCGTGACCTGCATTAATTCCTAAACCGAATTCAGCAGCTTTTACAGCCGTTTCATAATATGGTTTAATTGCTTCTTCTTTATTGACCGTATAATTTTTTGCATACGCTTCTGTGTACAGTTCAATTCTATCTGCTCCGGTTTTTGCAGCAGACTCTACCAATTCAGGATTAGGATCAAGAAAAATAGATGTACGGATTCCTGCATTTTTAAATTCAGCAATAATTTCTTTTAAAAAATCAAAGTGTTTTTTGGTATCCCACCCTGCATTTGAAGTAATTGCATCATCTGCGTCAGGAACCAAAGTCACCTGTTCCGGTTTCACATTTAAAACCATGTCAATAAATTCCCTGTGAGGATTTCCTTCAATATTATATTCGGTGGTAACCAAAGGTTTTAGATCATATACATCTTTTCTGGTAATGTGCCTTTCATCAGGTCTTGGATGAATGGTGATTCCGTGTGCACCGAATTCCTGAATTTTTATTGCAGCTTCTGTTACACTTGGCGTTTCACCACCTCTTGCGTTTCTCAGCGTTGCAATTTTATTAATGTTTACACTTAGTTTTGTCATTGTATTATTAAAGTTTAAGGCTGAAAATTAGAATTTTAAATCATTTAAATTAAGTTTAAAATCTTACGCCTTCATTAATTAAAGTACAAAAATAAAAAAACCACTCGAAAGTGGCTTTATAAAAGTTTTTTAACTTCCAGTGAGTGCAAGTCTGACTACCGTAAGAATGACGTTTACAGCGCCTATCAACAATAAATTACAGAGTGATTTTTTTTAAGTAATTGAAAAATTTAAAACTCAACCTTGTCAAGGTTATTATTAAGGTGCAAATTAACCTTGACAAGGTTTAATCCCAACATTTAAAAAAATTATTTTGGCAATCCTATCTGCATAATCTGAAGATCAAATTCTTTTGAGGCAACCAATAAATGGTCAAAAATATCTGCCTGAATTTCCTCAAAACGTTGCCAATTCGAATCATTGGTAAAACAATACACTTCCATCGGAAGGCCTTGTGTGGTAATTTCTAACTGACGAACCATAATTGCGCTTTCTTTATCGATTTCAGGATCATTTTCTAAATATTTTTGTGCATAATACCTGAAAACACCAACGTTGGTAAGCTGTCTTCCGTTAATCACTTTATCTTTATGGTTAATCGATTCTTTTTCTTGATTGATTTCCGAAGTTTTATCGTTTAGATAATCTGAAATAAGATTGATTTCTTTTAAACGTTCAATTTCTTCATTATTTAAAAATTTGAAAGAATTAATATTAAAGAAAATAGATTTTTTAATTCTTCGGGTATTCGATTCAGACATTACCTGAAGATTTTTTATCTCAGTAGTCAGTAAATCGTACGTTGGAATTGAGGAAATTGTTTTATCAAAATTAGCAATTTTCGTAGTCAATAAACTGATATCCAAAATATTTCCTTCGATATTATATTTAGGAATACCGATCCAGTCGCCTACTTTTAAGCTTTTAGAAGTTGCTACATGAATCCCCGTTACAAAACCCAAAATGGTATCTCTGAAAACCAATACCAAAACCGCCGTTATTGCTCCTAAACTTCCTACAATTGTAGTTCCT
Coding sequences within it:
- a CDS encoding alpha/beta fold hydrolase; this encodes MEILHSKIFGENLSSTPLLVFHGLFGMLDNWGSFGKELGDFLPVHLIDLRNHGRSFHSEEMSHDDLADDIANYMNHYGIEKAHVLGHSLGGKAVMQFAINYPEKVEKLIVVDISPKAYPPHHQGIIKALEMVDFNTVASRGDVEAVLTQYIPEKSTIQFLAKNLYWEESGDSKKLNWRFNLKTLAEKYNQFVSNAIKYGVFRGETLFIAGEKSNYILPQDEFSIKQQFPKAQFVKIKNAAHWVQADNPVDFATVVKDFLNLNN
- a CDS encoding pyridoxine 5'-phosphate synthase, which gives rise to MTKLSVNINKIATLRNARGGETPSVTEAAIKIQEFGAHGITIHPRPDERHITRKDVYDLKPLVTTEYNIEGNPHREFIDMVLNVKPEQVTLVPDADDAITSNAGWDTKKHFDFLKEIIAEFKNAGIRTSIFLDPNPELVESAAKTGADRIELYTEAYAKNYTVNKEEAIKPYYETAVKAAEFGLGINAGHDLSLENLKYFADNIPNLLEVSIGHALVSEALYMGMENTVQAYLKRLAKWA
- a CDS encoding mechanosensitive ion channel family protein, whose amino-acid sequence is MKDEIKDTKSFFQEISEQLYIYVSKISPSGTDWIFHIIVKIGLLIAIFLLFDFIFKLIINYTFRFFHNENKFPVLKSVYQSRITNSVAHFIALSFIASMHESIFVGALTKTTIFIHRAVNLGMVLILAGMLYRSLTGFRYYFTIKQDYYKVMAINAISETVKILGIFIFTVVSICVVFGIKGTTIVGSLGAITAVLVLVFRDTILGFVTGIHVATSKSLKVGDWIGIPKYNIEGNILDISLLTTKIANFDKTISSIPTYDLLTTEIKNLQVMSESNTRRIKKSIFFNINSFKFLNNEEIERLKEINLISDYLNDKTSEINQEKESINHKDKVINGRQLTNVGVFRYYAQKYLENDPEIDKESAIMVRQLEITTQGLPMEVYCFTNDSNWQRFEEIQADIFDHLLVASKEFDLQIMQIGLPK